In one window of Candidatus Binatia bacterium DNA:
- a CDS encoding class II aldolase/adducin family protein — MWTDQEAKEQIIQITNELFAHGLLTATGGNISARAADGETIWITPSQLYKGGLHEEDLVRIRRDGSVVEGARPPSVEWQMHWGAYEARPDTTGAVHTHAPVATAFGITNQVFPPINTDAIFLRDTPLVPWYMPGSKELADAVHEALKQSRGCILQNHGLMTVDKTLRKAATRAMMIEETAKIVLYVKQFGGTVSYIPDEWVERLAPLADFI, encoded by the coding sequence ATGTGGACTGATCAGGAAGCCAAGGAGCAAATCATCCAAATCACCAACGAGCTCTTCGCCCACGGTTTGCTTACCGCTACCGGTGGCAACATTAGTGCGCGGGCCGCGGACGGCGAGACGATTTGGATTACACCCAGTCAGCTTTACAAGGGCGGCCTCCACGAGGAGGACTTAGTGCGGATCCGCCGCGACGGCTCCGTCGTCGAGGGCGCACGGCCGCCATCGGTCGAGTGGCAAATGCACTGGGGAGCTTACGAAGCCCGGCCCGACACAACCGGTGCCGTACATACGCATGCCCCCGTGGCCACGGCCTTTGGGATCACCAACCAAGTGTTTCCCCCGATTAACACCGATGCGATTTTCCTCCGCGATACGCCGCTCGTGCCGTGGTACATGCCAGGCTCCAAGGAATTGGCCGACGCAGTACACGAAGCCCTGAAGCAAAGCCGTGGGTGCATCTTGCAAAATCACGGGCTCATGACCGTCGACAAAACCCTGCGGAAAGCCGCCACCCGCGCCATGATGATTGAGGAGACGGCAAAAATCGTGCTGTACGTCAAGCAGTTCGGCGGCACGGTGTCGTACATCCCCGACGAATGGGTAGAGCGCTTGGCTCCGCTCGCGGATTTCATCTAA